The candidate division KSB1 bacterium genome contains the following window.
AAATGAAGCAACTGGCACGGGACGTTCCAATGCAAAATTCTTGCGGTGAAGTTTGATACGCTCAATCTCATGTAGGGTGTCTGCTGTAAAATAACTCTCACCACATTTTGGGCAGCTAATCATTGGAATATTCTCAATGATTAGCAAATCTTTTCCCTTGCCGTGTGCTTCAGTTACTTTACGAACTCGTGCCCCTTCTCGTCCGCAAACATCGCATATCATTTGTTCGTTTTTATTCTTCATGGTTCATAAACAGTTATGATTACAAGTTTATTTGTTGGACTAAGTTTTACGATTAATTCAATCTCATCACCGGAAATTGTTTTTCCATTGATGCGGTATTTCCACTCAGCCGTTATTTGGTCTTTTTGGCGTGCCAATATCTCGCCTGTAAGAATTCCTCTTTCAACATCGTAGATTGCAAAGTCATCATCAATCATTTCCTTTCTTGCATGAGCAGTCACCACATATTCACACCTGCGAACTTTTTCTCGCATTCGCATCAGCACTCGTTTATACACTTGGATTTATGACCTTGATTAGTATATCTTCTTCTTTGTCATAATTTTCTCCTCTTAAAAGCAATCGCAAAATCAATCCTACCGGGAAACCGTCTCCTTCACCTTCCCGGCCACAAACTCCACCATCTCATCCGTCATTTCCGGATAATTGGGCAAACTCAGCACTCGGTCGGCGGCTTGTTCTGCAACCGGGAAGGCTCCTCGCTTGTGGCCCATAAAGTCATAGGCTTT
Protein-coding sequences here:
- a CDS encoding type II toxin-antitoxin system MqsA family antitoxin, whose product is MICDVCGREGARVRKVTEAHGKGKDLLIIENIPMISCPKCGESYFTADTLHEIERIKLHRKNFALERPVPVASFAY
- a CDS encoding DUF4258 domain-containing protein, whose translation is MREKVRRCEYVVTAHARKEMIDDDFAIYDVERGILTGEILARQKDQITAEWKYRINGKTISGDEIELIVKLSPTNKLVIITVYEP